gggctttcctggaggaggagtgtCGGCTGGGTCTACAGGGGAGGCAGTTCCTTCCCActtgattgtgttgtttgttgGCCAAGCAACATAGAATGTGGCTGACGTTGTGTGAGAAGTGAAGGTAGCCTTTATTGTGAAGGAGGGGTGGGAGAGCCACTTCTTTTCCCCAGCTGGGAAACCTCATACCTCATCCTGAATTTCCTGCCTGGGAGGCTGCGGGGGAAGGCGGTGAACCTCACGGAGACTACCGTGATCAGGGCCCATTTTTCCCTTTACAGACCTCTGTTAGCTTGGTTTTAATGCCCGTTGTCTCCCATGGCTCCACCGAGGCCTCCACTTCTGTGAAAAAACCCTTCTGGGCAGGGTTTCTATGAGTCAGAAACAGCAGCTGGGGCCAGTGTCAGACCACCTTGCTCTAGGGTCTGGGCAGGGACAAAAGAGGGAATTTGTGGAGGCAAGAGctgttgtgggggtggggggtagctGATCAGGACCTACCTTGGGAAAGAGAGGTGGCGAATGACAGGGGAGATGGTTTAGGAGGAAGGTGCTGATACCACCGACTGCTTGCCCTAACTGCTTCAGCCTCTAATCCTGACTTGATGCTCTTTCTTTTTGAATCTGGCTTTTATCCACTTCTTTCTGGCAGCACATGGACGTCCAAGGGAGTTGCCTAAAATAAGGCTGGTACCCAGGGCTGATCATCTTCCTATGGGCTGGGCACAGCAAGGgctgtcctgggcttcccaggtggactTTCTCCCATCACCAGCCTCTCCACACACCAGAGCTGGAACCCCCTACCCTGAATGCTAGCACCCTCTGGAAGCTTCGAGATAGCTTGTCTCTGAGCTACAGCAGTTAGCCTGCAGACAAGCACATGTCAGCATGGCCTTTGTGCCCATTCTTGAGCTCAGTACCTTTAAGGttacaaaaaatgtaaaactccACGATTTATTgtcactatgtgccaggaactttaTACActatctcatttctttctctgccaACCCCAAGAGGTAGGTATTATTAGCTGATTAtccttttttgttaaatttaatttttatttattttaaattattttaaaattgagatttaATTAACATAGCGTTGTGTGAGTTTAAGGTGTATAAAGTGTTCACTGGATATATTTATCACAATATAGATCAttattttatagacaagaaatgtatgtgtatgtaattACCTCAAATTGTATAACtagctagtaagtggtggagccaggatttgaagaCACTTTAGTAACTCCAAAGCCTTTGCTCTGGGTCACTGCACTAACTAGGGGGTCCAAGGAGAGATGGGCCTTAAAGGGAGTGAAAAGGAGGTCACAGGATGGTGACATGATATCATTCATTGTGCATGAATTTTGTGCTCAACGCTATGCCAAGTATTTTGCATACACTACTTCAGTCAATCTACCTAACAGCCCCATCATGGGGGCTAGTACTATTATCCCCACTGTACTGATGTGGAAAGTAAGGTTCAAGGAGGTTTAACGATTTGTCCGGGATGATCCAGCTAATGAGTAAGAGACCCAATACTTGAAGTCAGGTTGGCCAGAGCTGCTAACTGCTAGTACTCTCCTTTCTGCCCTAGAGGAGCTTCCACTGGCTGGAAGAACCCCATTGCCCTCTTGGCCTAGGCCTCCCCCACCTTCCAAGGGGAGCTAGAGGCTTGGCCTTTGACATCCTGGGCTGGGGGTATCTGCTCTCCAGCTGTGAAGATTCTGCCTCCTAGACACCAGCCCTTGGTTTGCTGGGCCCGGGGCTCCACTTGACATCTTCTAGATGTCCCTGGGGCTGGACAGGAGCTTCCAGCAGCCCTTCCTGGACAAGGGGCTGCAGGCTGTGGGCTGCAGACCTACAGAAGCGCACTGCCTTTCTCCCCCTGGCCTGTAGTCTACATTTCCTCATTGCCCTTCTTCACAGCCCACTCCCTAAATCTGATGATCATTGGAGCCCTTGCACAACTACTTACTTTCAGCCTATATTCGGCTTACAGACCAAACTGAAGCCCAGTAGCTGTGAGACACGTTCCCATCCCCTGCTCCAGGGCGGGGCAAGATTTCAAAACATCGTGTTCTGAGTCATTCCTCTTTTTCTGAAGTTTTCCTTTCCCCAGCTGGGAGTTAATAGGGGGTTTGAAAATTGTAGGACTCTCCTCTGATAGGCTCCCCTTGGTGTATGTGGATTTTAAGTACTTTGGGTCTTATTCACCCCGACTCCCCATCTTTCCAAAAGCCTGCATAGAAAAGCAGCAGGAGAACGACTTTGCTGCCACCCTAAACTGGAGGCTTAGGCCTGTTAGTTCCAttgttttcaaacattaaaaCTTTGGTCCTTttttatagatacaaaaatcattgttttgaaatTCAAATAAGACAAGAATGTATTAGGTGAATACTCCTCTTGCTCACTCCCCTAATCCCACCCACCCTCCTCACAAGATCACCACTGGTTAACCATTTGGTGCAGATTTGTCTGGTCTTTATTCTTGTGTATATTTccttttcataaataaaaatggaatcactcTATAAATAAGGTTTATTACTCACTTTCCCCCCATGATATTGCTCAGACTTCTTTTACAAGAACGTTTGTAcgttatttgtataattttaacatttcaagtgaaacaataaaaaatcacaaagatttttcctgtgtcattaaatatttttctacaacACTGTGTTTAATGACATTGTATGAATGAACCATAATGTATCTAACTAATTCCccatttgcattgtttcccaTTTTTTACACACAGCTGGCCTGAATATCTTTGTCCATATATCTGTGCGCACTCATGTGGCTCTTTGTACAGATGGAATCCTAGGAAGGGAATGGCTGGGTCAAAGGACGTCAGAGGCACATCACAGAGGGATAGACTGCCCTCTGGAGGGCTGGCCAGGCTTTGAAAGCTTATTGGGTTTCCCACTCAACCTGTTGCCTCTGTAAATTGGGAAGATGACGGAAGATATCCCCTCAGAGGGAGGGGATAGCATGAGGATGCATGCAAAGCCCGTGTTGGCGCTTTTGAAATGACAGCAACTATTCAGCACCCCTCGGGTGGTGAGGCCATTTGGGCTGCCCAGACACTCACGGTAGTTGGATGACTGTGGCTGGGAACAAAGCATGGAAGCGGAGTGGCCTCATCCTCACGCTGGTGGGAGCTCACATTCCAGTTTGCTGTCCCTAAAGCAGTTCATGTTGGAGAAACAAAGCCAAGGGTCCTAGTCTGCAGTCCACctcccaggagacagtggagctTCACTGGGTACATGGTGGGAGCCGAGAAGAGGTGACCTTGGAGAAAAGGCCATGATGACTGCAAGTCTCCCCCTCTTGGACCTGGACAGCCCCCAGGACAGGCTCCTCAGTcactgggggtggggaatgaGTAGTTCTAAGGAGAGAGCTATTGCCCCCCACCCTCAGACCTGAGCACGGCTGGTGGCCACAGGAGCCTGGGCTCTGAGAAGGGTTGGTTAGCCATCAGCAGGATCAAGGGCACAAGCATCTTTTGGGTAAGGGACAGATGGCCCTGACAGTGAAGGAAATTCTGCTGAGTCTAGTTTTGAAGGAGACTGATCTGTTCCATCCCCCCACACCCTGCCCCttacctccctgcctcctccataGCAAAGACAGGAGACAGTaatttagttctaccagtttattgctaccaacccatgaccctccaccctcatgcacacatgctcagtcatgtaaccccatggactgcagcctgccaggctcctctgtccatggacttttccaggcaagaatactggagtgggttgccatttccttctccaggggatcttcccaacccagggaccaaatccgtgtctcctgcattggtaggcagattctttaccactgagccaccttggaagcacCCCCCCTCATATTTACACTGAAACCGTCCCCCCAAGATGGCTTCTACCAGAGTTTCTGGTTCTGGGTCCAAGTGTGTCTGCGAAGCAGGCAGTCCAAGACATGGTGGGCAGTGTTTGCCCTCAGGCCAGTTGGGCCCTGGGAAAGAGTTACTCTGGGAATTCTGGGCACAAACTTGGTACTGGGGTCAAGGGAGGCCCCCTACCAACACTCTGTCCCTTCTGGAGCTCAAGGTCTATCAAAACCTTTAGCAGAGTAAAGGTGGAGTAGCAGACTCCACAATGTTAAGCTTTGCgctttctttgcttttaaggACCCACGTGAGAGGCCAGGTCTGGGCCTGGACCTCTGAGGGGCCAGTCTGTCCTTGGAAGCCAGGTCTGGCTCAGCCTTGGGAAAGTGTCATTTGAGGGGCTCGGAGGGTGCTTATTGAGGTGTGGGCATTGACTTAAGCTGGGGCGGTTACAGCTTGGCTTGAGTTATATGGGAAGGTATGGAACGGATGAGCAGGAGCCATTTCATTTGGGAGCCCAAAGCCCCTCCAGCCCCCTCAGTAAACCCCACTGGTGTCCTGGGCCATAGTAACAGGACAGCAGATATTTAACCATCACAGAATGTCAGAGTTAGCAAGGCCCTCAGAAACTATACATTCTTATCCTGACCCCATCCTAGACCGAGACTGAAGAAAGCACTCGGTTGAAGTGGCACAATGATTTAGTGGCTAAACCTGTAAGAAAATTAAGGTGAAGGAAAGTAGGAAAGACACACGTGGCTTTCTTCAAACCTTTGAGAATCTGGATTCATCTGTGATCAGTTAGAGTCCTTTGCAATGGTCACCTTTCCCAGGGTGTTGAGAGATTGGATCTGAACCACTGACTTGGCCCCCTTTTCAGGATCATCACGACAAAGGAAGATGGTGTGGAGGCAAGGAGGGTTTGGAGGCCTTGGTGGCCTCTTGGTACCCCCCTTGCCTTGGCCGCAGCTGGAATAGCTGTGCTGTCAGTAGCTGGTGGAGGGAGGCGGCCAGGCTTGTGTGGCCTGTCATGCACTCCAGTTGCATCTGTAAGGCCTGGCCGGCCTCTGCTGCCCTAGGGGCCCCTGGGGGAGCAGGGCCGGGATCAGTGCCAGTCCTCCGGCCTAGGGCCACCACAGGAGGCCAGGTCCATCCCCGCTCTGGCCTCAAGGGGCCCCAGACAGGGAGAGGCCATGCAGTTGCTCCTCAGTGCCCGCGAGCTCTGCCTCATCACGCCCGCTCTCAGAGCCCTCGAAGCAGCCAGAGTCACGTGGGATGTCCACCTTGGGGTCTGCCACTGTGCTCACCGCTGGCTCCTGGCCACTCTCCGTGCCCTCTTCCGCCTCCTCGCTGCCAGCTGCCAGAGGCCAGGGAGGAAGAGGAATTTGGGGGGGCTCAGGCTTTAGCGGTGAGGGGGCTTCAGAAATCCTAGGGGCTCCTTGTGGGTGGAGGgaccctgggaagcccactggagGCTGTCTCTCCCTCTGGGGGCCCACCACTACCCTCCCCCTGCCCCGAGTACTGTCCAGGCCAGCTCTCCTGTCCAGGAGTGCAAACACCTTCAGCACTGAGCTAGTAGCCAGGAAGCCTGCTCTTGCATCCTGGCACCATCATTACCCAACACTGAGGCCTAAAGTCTGTGCCTCACCTCCTCTGGCCTCAAGTCTCTCCCTTTGATCTCACAGGATGTTGTAGAGGTTGAGAAAACTCTCCTAAAACCCCTTCTCCTCACAAGCTCTGCCCAGAGATGGGAATTCAAGTGTAGAAAGCGCCTGCCCACTGCAGAGGGGCGCCAGGGCAGGACTGgggcaggcctccctgccccacccccccacccccccactcctAAGCCCACTCACTGTCGTAGTCCAGCAGCAGCTCGGCGGCCGTGAGCAGCTTGGCCCGATGCTGCGGGTCCATGATGTTCAGCTCATTGAGGTGTGTTTCCCGTAGCTCTTTGAAGTCCTCCAGTGTCTGGTAGCCGTTGAGCAGCAGAGTGGACGTGTGCTCCTGTGGGCAGAAGCAGGCTACTTGCCAGCCACCCCCACGACGACCCAGCTCTCCACCCAGAACTGACTTGCCCTGGCCCCCATCCCTTGGTCCTAGACATGCGCGCAGGCCCCCAACTCAAACCTCAAGGCCGATGCGCTCCAGCAGCTCATGCAGAGTCTTGGGCTTGGGCCTCTTGCCCTTGCTCTGTCGGCGGCTGGGGCGAGCAGGCCCCACAGCCTCCTCGGGCAGCACATCCACGTAGATGAACTTGAAAGAGCCCATCCTGCCATTGAGCAGGCCCAGCCATGTGCCCACGGGCGGCTTTTCAACGATCTGGATCACGTCTCCTTtctgtgggaggagaggagagtaGAACGGATGGAGGATGAGGGGGCCCCTTGGCCTCTTGTGGACACCACCTTACCCTGGCTCAGTGCAGCCTCCTGTATGggtacagcctgccaggctcagcaGACCTTACCTGCAGTTTCAGTGAGTCACGGTCATAGGGGCTGGGAGTGAAGTCAGTGTGGACTCGTGCCCGGCCACAGAAGGGGCCCGTGTATTGCGGTGCAGTCGATTCCTCCCCAAGGTTTCCAGAACCTGGGCTGGGGCTGCAGAGTTCACTGCCTGCAGGAAATGGGGCGGGGAGGAAGGTCATCTTTGTCCCCAGGACAGCTGGGGCAGTGCCCAGCTGGTACCTTTCAGGGGGTCTGGCTAGAAATCCCAAGGGAAGAAAACTGAGCTCCTAGAAGTCTCACACTGCAGAAGTGATTCTGAACCAACCTCTCCGCCACCCTGACGAGCATAGCTTCAGGGGCCCCAGGCATGAAAATAGTTGATCATAAGAGGATCAAAGACTGGGCAAATTGGGAGGGTCTCTAGAAACCAACTGGGCCAACACCCAATGagcagatgaggaaaactgagacCAGACAGGCTAAGTGAACTGCCCAAGGCATCTCACCTTATAATTGGCAGCCCTGGGTCTGTTAGACTCCAGGATTCCTGACTCCCACTCCAGGGCTCCTGGAAGTCACCTTCCAACAAGAAGCCATACCGTGcatcaatatttttctttgtctacTTAATAAGACTCAGTGTCTAGCTACATCACATGGAAACTCAGATTCTGAGAAGGGCAGGATGAAGGGCAGAAGTGACTTTTAGTTGGGGTAAGGAGGTGTCTTTGGAGCAAGAGAAACATCAGAGAATTTGGAACTAATCATAAGGGTGAGAAAGGCAGTGCCCCTGTAGGTCTGCAGCCCACAGCTTGCAGAACCTCATTCAGGCAGGGCTGCTGAAAGCTCCTGTCCAGCCCCAGGGACATCTAGACGATGCCAAGTGGAGCCCCGGGCCCAGCAAACCAAGGGCTCGTGTCCAGGAGGTGGAGTCTTCACAGCAGGAGAGCCAATACCCTGACCCCCAGCCTGGGATGTCAGAGGCCCAGGGAGCCCATAGCCTCTAGCTTCCCTTGGAAGGTGGAGGAGGCCTAGACCAAGAGGGCAATGAGGTTCTTCCAGTCAGCGGAGGCTCCTGGAGGGCAGAACTAAATTCAAGACTGGGTCACTTTGCGCAAGTCACTCAATttgcctgagcctcagttttcacatcaacgaagtggggataataatattaCCGCCCCATGAGAT
This genomic interval from Bos indicus x Bos taurus breed Angus x Brahman F1 hybrid chromosome X, Bos_hybrid_MaternalHap_v2.0, whole genome shotgun sequence contains the following:
- the SASH3 gene encoding SAM and SH3 domain-containing protein 3, yielding MLRRKPSNASEKEPTQKKKLSLQRSSSFKDFAKSKPSSPVVSEKEFNLDDNIPEDESSVPTPEDAEKSGKKLGKKWRAVISRTMNRKTGKKMVKALSEEMGDTLEEGSASPTSPDCSLDSPGPEKMALAFSEQEERELPALSRQASTGSELCSPSPGSGNLGEESTAPQYTGPFCGRARVHTDFTPSPYDRDSLKLQKGDVIQIVEKPPVGTWLGLLNGRMGSFKFIYVDVLPEEAVGPARPSRRQSKGKRPKPKTLHELLERIGLEEHTSTLLLNGYQTLEDFKELRETHLNELNIMDPQHRAKLLTAAELLLDYDTGSEEAEEGTESGQEPAVSTVADPKVDIPRDSGCFEGSESGRDEAELAGTEEQLHGLSLSGAP